One Orrella dioscoreae genomic window carries:
- a CDS encoding FepA family TonB-dependent siderophore receptor, which translates to MTATHRSLRMYRLHHAAALASVAFAPAFAQTVPVTQLESVRVLGTAEEEIKESLGVSVISAEDIARRPPATDLSEIIRREPGVNLTGNSASGNRGNSRQIDLRGMGPENTLILIDGKPVSSRNSVRYGWNGDRDTRGDTNWVPPEEVERIEVIRGPAAARYGSGAMGGVVNIITKRPTDKLSGSVTYYTNQPESGEEGESHRANFRLSGPLSDKLSFRLYGGYSKTRPDAQNINEQNTTVDQTQIAGREGFVNQDLNALLSWALTSRQTLELDAGYSRQGNRYAGDTMLNNGGGNPAFVSSLYGSETYVMYRNNVALTHRGRWDWGDSRLSLAYEGTRNARQNEGLAGGPEGAPAEGEGWFASRLKNWRASGEVNVPFSLGFDQVATIGAEYLRESLEDPGSLRSNFWDPPAGAIPGFSRGATRKRASSYALYAEDNIEVGTRTTVTPGLRLDHHDDFGNTWSPSLNASHRITDKLTIKGGIARAYKAPNLYQANPNYLLFSRGFGCNQAEVNSGGCFLQGNADLAPETSVNKELGLAYDSGTWRASAAYFRNDYRNKIVASNQYAYQLPNGQRVLQWVNSGKAVVEGVEGNLFIPLTAALDWNTNFTYMIESKDKRTGEPLSVIPKYTVNTTLDWAVTDQWRIQGNVTWYGKQEAPGFTARRNLPIPDGNRTALSPYALAGLNTSYTVNRNLRFTVGVNNLFDKKLYREGVADYAGAASYNEPGRSYFASATVSF; encoded by the coding sequence ATGACCGCCACTCACCGCTCCCTCCGCATGTACCGGCTGCACCATGCCGCCGCCCTCGCCAGCGTGGCCTTCGCCCCCGCCTTCGCGCAAACCGTCCCCGTCACGCAACTGGAATCCGTCAGGGTCCTGGGCACGGCCGAAGAGGAGATCAAGGAATCGCTCGGTGTCTCGGTGATTTCCGCCGAGGACATCGCCAGGCGTCCGCCCGCGACCGACCTGTCCGAGATCATCCGGCGCGAGCCCGGCGTGAACCTGACCGGCAACAGCGCCAGCGGCAACCGGGGCAACAGCCGCCAGATCGACCTGCGCGGCATGGGCCCGGAAAACACGCTGATCCTGATCGACGGCAAACCCGTCTCTTCCCGCAACTCGGTGCGCTACGGCTGGAACGGCGACCGCGACACGCGCGGCGACACCAACTGGGTCCCGCCGGAAGAGGTGGAACGCATCGAGGTGATCCGCGGCCCGGCGGCGGCCCGCTACGGCTCTGGCGCCATGGGCGGCGTGGTCAACATCATCACCAAGCGGCCGACCGACAAGCTCAGCGGCTCGGTCACCTACTACACGAACCAGCCCGAGAGCGGCGAAGAAGGGGAATCGCATCGCGCGAACTTCCGCCTGAGCGGCCCCTTGAGCGACAAGCTGTCGTTCCGGCTGTACGGCGGCTACAGCAAGACCCGGCCCGACGCGCAGAACATCAACGAACAGAACACGACCGTCGACCAGACCCAGATCGCCGGACGCGAAGGGTTCGTCAACCAGGACCTGAACGCGCTGCTGAGCTGGGCGCTGACCAGCCGGCAGACCCTGGAACTGGACGCCGGCTACAGTCGCCAGGGCAACCGCTATGCGGGCGACACCATGCTGAACAACGGCGGCGGCAATCCCGCTTTCGTCAGCAGCCTGTATGGCAGCGAAACCTACGTCATGTACCGCAACAACGTCGCCCTGACCCATCGCGGGCGCTGGGACTGGGGCGACTCGCGCCTCTCGCTGGCCTACGAAGGCACGCGCAATGCGCGCCAGAACGAAGGCCTGGCGGGCGGCCCCGAAGGCGCGCCCGCCGAAGGCGAAGGGTGGTTCGCCTCGCGCCTGAAGAACTGGCGCGCCAGCGGCGAGGTGAACGTGCCCTTCTCGCTGGGCTTCGACCAGGTTGCCACCATCGGGGCTGAATACCTGCGCGAATCGCTGGAAGACCCGGGCTCCCTGCGCAGCAACTTCTGGGATCCGCCCGCAGGCGCCATTCCCGGCTTCAGCCGAGGCGCGACCCGCAAGCGCGCCAGCAGCTATGCCCTGTACGCCGAGGACAACATCGAGGTGGGCACGCGCACGACGGTCACGCCCGGCCTGCGCCTGGATCACCACGACGACTTCGGCAACACCTGGAGCCCGAGCCTGAATGCCTCGCACCGCATCACCGACAAGTTGACCATCAAGGGCGGCATCGCGCGTGCCTACAAGGCGCCCAACCTGTACCAGGCCAACCCCAACTACCTGCTCTTCAGCCGGGGCTTCGGCTGCAACCAGGCCGAGGTCAACAGCGGCGGCTGCTTCCTGCAGGGCAATGCGGATCTTGCCCCCGAGACCAGCGTGAACAAGGAACTCGGCCTGGCCTATGACTCGGGCACGTGGCGCGCCAGCGCGGCCTACTTCCGCAATGACTACCGCAACAAGATCGTCGCCAGCAACCAGTACGCCTATCAGTTGCCCAATGGCCAGCGGGTGTTGCAATGGGTCAATAGCGGCAAGGCGGTCGTCGAGGGCGTGGAAGGCAACCTCTTCATTCCGCTGACCGCCGCACTGGACTGGAACACCAACTTCACCTACATGATCGAGTCCAAGGACAAGCGCACCGGCGAACCCTTGAGCGTGATTCCCAAGTACACCGTGAACACCACGCTGGACTGGGCGGTCACCGATCAATGGCGCATCCAGGGCAACGTGACCTGGTACGGCAAGCAGGAAGCCCCCGGCTTCACCGCGCGCCGCAACCTGCCCATTCCCGATGGCAACCGGACGGCACTCTCGCCCTATGCGCTGGCAGGCCTGAACACCAGCTATACCGTCAACCGCAACCTGCGCTTCACCGTGGGCGTGAACAACCTGTTCGACAAGAAGCTCTATCGCGAAGGCGTCGCCGACTATGCCGGCGCGGCGAGCTACAACGAGCCGGGCCGCTCGTACTTCGCCTCGGCCACGGTCTCGTTCTGA
- a CDS encoding helix-turn-helix transcriptional regulator, translating to MPELRPDTAHQRASVPAERLRTLAAHAAVNYSVSVPAIDRPVLDGVFDTTVLPSGLIVHRVDARDLQGSQVKAVLKEGLRIAMVVGGRADVCFGDLSLQLGPAARPAQPVQGTMIAVARPDQFRRCGMRGTIERTVSITVPWPWLDTWLARGANGPAIRAFAREHLAVRSWTLSPQAVATVEQMLMPAIAVPTLWNLYLESRALGLLAEAFAAWETEPGPTVASEPNARLRPRDVQRMAQLRAWLDSGEADALSLEAIACHACMSVNTLQRHFRAAWGRTVFDYLRDAKLERARVALEQQGMSVAQAAWQAGYTSAANFSTAFRRRYGVAPGHVRASQ from the coding sequence ATGCCTGAACTTCGTCCCGACACCGCCCACCAACGCGCCAGCGTGCCCGCCGAGCGCCTGCGAACCCTGGCCGCCCACGCCGCGGTGAACTACAGCGTGTCCGTGCCCGCCATCGACCGCCCCGTCCTGGACGGCGTGTTCGATACCACGGTCCTGCCCAGCGGCCTGATCGTGCATCGCGTCGACGCCCGCGATCTACAGGGCTCCCAGGTCAAGGCGGTGCTGAAGGAGGGCTTGCGCATTGCGATGGTCGTCGGTGGGCGGGCCGATGTCTGCTTTGGCGATCTCTCGCTGCAGCTGGGGCCGGCAGCGCGGCCGGCGCAGCCCGTGCAGGGCACGATGATCGCGGTGGCGCGCCCTGACCAGTTCCGCCGTTGCGGGATGCGGGGCACCATCGAACGGACGGTTTCCATCACGGTGCCATGGCCGTGGCTCGATACGTGGCTGGCGCGCGGGGCCAACGGGCCTGCCATCCGTGCCTTCGCCCGCGAGCACCTGGCCGTGCGCAGCTGGACGCTGTCGCCGCAGGCCGTGGCGACGGTCGAGCAGATGCTGATGCCGGCCATTGCCGTGCCGACGCTCTGGAACCTGTATCTGGAGTCGCGTGCGCTGGGGCTGCTGGCGGAGGCCTTCGCGGCCTGGGAGACCGAACCCGGCCCCACGGTGGCCAGCGAGCCGAACGCCCGGCTGCGGCCGCGTGACGTGCAGCGCATGGCGCAATTGCGCGCGTGGCTGGACAGCGGCGAGGCGGATGCCCTGAGCCTGGAGGCCATCGCCTGCCATGCCTGCATGAGCGTGAACACCCTGCAGCGGCATTTCAGGGCGGCCTGGGGCCGGACGGTCTTCGATTACCTGAGGGACGCCAAGCTGGAGCGCGCGCGCGTGGCGCTGGAGCAGCAGGGCATGAGCGTGGCGCAGGCCGCGTGGCAGGCCGGCTATACCAGCGCGGCCAATTTTTCCACGGCGTTCAGGCGCCGCTATGGCGTGGCGCCGGGGCATGTGCGGGCCAGCCAGTAA
- a CDS encoding NAD(P)H-quinone oxidoreductase: protein MKAIAITAPGGPEVLRPIERPVPVPGPGEVLIKVAAAGINRPDVLQRSGHYPPPAGASDLPGLEVAGEIVAGDAEAGGFAVGDQVCALVTGGGYAEYCVAPAVQCLPIPKGLSLVEAAGLPETYFTVWSNVFQRGRLSGEETLLVHGGASGIGTTAIQLARALGHQVYATVGSDERVRAVQALGATLGINYKTQDYAAVVKEATGGRGVDVILDMVAGDYIARNLTCLADDGRIVIIAVLGGIKANFDAGQVLRRRLTITGSTLRARPVEFKAGIAQALREHVWPLLERGTVKPVIHTTLPLEKAADGHALMESGDLIGKVILTN from the coding sequence ATGAAAGCCATAGCGATCACCGCCCCCGGCGGTCCCGAGGTCCTGCGTCCCATCGAGCGTCCGGTGCCGGTGCCGGGGCCGGGCGAGGTGCTGATCAAAGTGGCGGCGGCCGGCATCAACCGCCCGGACGTGCTGCAGCGCTCGGGCCACTATCCGCCGCCTGCGGGCGCGTCGGACCTGCCCGGCCTGGAAGTCGCGGGCGAGATCGTGGCGGGTGACGCCGAGGCCGGCGGCTTTGCCGTGGGCGACCAGGTTTGCGCGCTGGTCACGGGCGGCGGCTATGCCGAGTATTGCGTGGCCCCCGCCGTGCAATGCCTGCCGATTCCGAAGGGGCTGTCGCTGGTCGAGGCCGCGGGCCTGCCGGAAACCTATTTCACCGTGTGGAGCAACGTGTTCCAGCGCGGCCGCCTGTCGGGCGAGGAAACGCTGCTGGTGCATGGCGGCGCCAGCGGCATCGGCACCACGGCCATTCAGCTGGCCCGTGCGCTGGGCCACCAGGTGTATGCCACCGTGGGCAGCGACGAGCGCGTGCGCGCGGTGCAGGCGCTGGGCGCCACCCTGGGCATCAACTACAAGACCCAGGATTACGCGGCGGTCGTGAAGGAGGCCACCGGCGGACGCGGCGTGGACGTGATCCTGGACATGGTCGCCGGCGACTACATCGCCCGCAACCTGACCTGCCTGGCCGACGACGGCCGGATCGTGATCATCGCGGTGCTGGGCGGCATCAAGGCCAATTTCGACGCGGGGCAGGTGTTGCGCCGACGCCTGACCATCACGGGATCGACGCTGCGTGCACGCCCGGTGGAGTTCAAGGCGGGCATTGCGCAGGCCCTGCGCGAGCATGTCTGGCCCTTGCTGGAGCGCGGCACCGTCAAGCCCGTCATCCACACGACCCTGCCGCTGGAAAAAGCGGCCGACGGGCATGCGCTGATGGAGTCGGGCGACCTGATCGGCAAGGTCATCCTGACCAACTGA
- the tpiA gene encoding triose-phosphate isomerase yields MNADVNPRQASSITRQRLVLGNWKMHGNQADNATLLSALAQGVQAGGTEVGVCVPFPYLAQAQQALSGSTVSWGAQDVSAQEQGAFTGEVSGAMLTDFACRWVLVGHSERRSLHAETDAQVADKAKAALAAGLTPVVCVGETLAEREADDTLAVIARQLAPVLALGAPAVSRMVLAYEPVWAIGTGRTASPEQAQDVHAAIRQSLEQLGAGGVRVLYGGSVKAASAASLFAMPDIDGGLVGGASLVADEFLRIAAA; encoded by the coding sequence ATGAATGCAGATGTGAATCCCCGTCAGGCCTCGTCCATCACGCGCCAGCGCCTCGTGCTGGGCAACTGGAAGATGCATGGCAACCAGGCCGACAACGCCACGTTGCTCTCGGCCCTGGCCCAGGGTGTGCAGGCAGGCGGCACCGAAGTGGGGGTCTGCGTGCCCTTCCCGTATCTGGCGCAGGCCCAGCAGGCCCTGTCCGGCTCGACCGTGAGCTGGGGCGCGCAAGACGTCAGCGCCCAGGAGCAGGGCGCTTTCACCGGGGAAGTCAGCGGCGCCATGCTGACTGATTTCGCCTGCCGTTGGGTGCTGGTGGGCCACTCCGAGCGCCGCAGCCTGCATGCGGAAACCGATGCCCAGGTGGCCGACAAGGCCAAGGCGGCGCTGGCTGCCGGCCTGACGCCGGTCGTGTGCGTGGGCGAAACCCTGGCCGAGCGCGAAGCCGACGACACGCTGGCCGTCATTGCCCGCCAACTGGCGCCCGTGCTGGCATTGGGCGCGCCCGCCGTGTCGCGCATGGTGCTGGCCTATGAGCCCGTCTGGGCCATCGGCACCGGCCGCACCGCCTCGCCCGAACAGGCGCAGGACGTGCACGCGGCCATCCGCCAGTCCCTCGAACAACTTGGCGCGGGCGGTGTCCGCGTCCTTTACGGCGGCAGCGTCAAGGCAGCCAGCGCGGCCAGCCTCTTCGCCATGCCCGACATCGACGGTGGCCTGGTGGGCGGCGCCTCGCTGGTCGCCGACGAATTCCTGCGCATCGCCGCAGCCTAA
- the secG gene encoding preprotein translocase subunit SecG yields the protein MSMMLSVLLAVQVISSLTIIVLVLLQQGKGADMGSSFGSGSAGSLFGASGAANFLSRSTKWAAVVFFATTAGLAYLGHNTGSRTGTGGGVMQDYQDRSVPTLPGQTAPASPEGASSVPQAPAAPQAPAPGVPAAPQQQPAPAAEVPAAPAQPAQ from the coding sequence ATGTCCATGATGCTTTCCGTCCTGCTTGCCGTGCAGGTCATTTCCTCGCTGACCATCATCGTTCTCGTGCTGCTGCAGCAGGGCAAGGGCGCCGACATGGGCTCGTCCTTCGGCAGCGGCTCGGCCGGCAGCCTGTTCGGCGCCAGCGGCGCGGCCAACTTCCTGTCGCGCTCCACCAAGTGGGCCGCCGTGGTCTTCTTCGCCACCACCGCCGGCCTGGCTTACCTGGGCCACAACACCGGCAGCCGCACCGGCACGGGCGGCGGCGTCATGCAGGACTACCAGGACCGTTCGGTTCCCACGCTGCCTGGCCAGACCGCGCCGGCCTCGCCGGAAGGCGCCAGCTCGGTGCCGCAAGCGCCTGCCGCCCCGCAGGCGCCCGCCCCGGGCGTGCCCGCCGCGCCCCAGCAGCAGCCGGCCCCGGCCGCCGAGGTGCCTGCAGCACCGGCCCAGCCCGCCCAGTGA
- a CDS encoding GntR family transcriptional regulator has product MSLSSFSSLILSEAKLPEQVAKVMEAIETDIIRARILPRTRLIEDHLMEDYAAKRHVVRAALAELQRLGVVVKPPHLGAQIRRFNKQELEDLYHMRRVLHHTAIEMIEFPVAPERLASVEAACLEHTRAAASGELIAIHRSNMAFHREFYGLCDNLYLAESIRLHDWLSFPVRAYGVADAGALEQACREHQAMVDAVRTGNRAALDALSVAHMGRARDIYEEKYLTR; this is encoded by the coding sequence ATGAGCCTCAGCAGTTTTTCCTCGCTCATCCTCTCCGAAGCCAAGCTTCCCGAGCAGGTCGCTAAGGTCATGGAGGCGATCGAGACCGACATCATCCGCGCGCGCATCCTGCCCCGCACCCGCCTGATCGAAGACCATCTGATGGAAGACTACGCGGCCAAGCGCCACGTGGTGCGCGCCGCGTTGGCCGAGCTGCAGCGCCTGGGCGTCGTGGTCAAGCCGCCCCACCTGGGCGCGCAGATCCGCCGCTTCAACAAGCAGGAGCTGGAAGACCTGTATCACATGCGCCGCGTGCTGCATCACACGGCCATCGAGATGATCGAGTTTCCCGTGGCGCCGGAACGCCTGGCGTCGGTCGAGGCAGCCTGCCTCGAGCATACGCGGGCAGCGGCCTCGGGCGAGCTGATCGCCATCCACCGCAGCAACATGGCGTTCCACCGCGAGTTCTACGGCCTGTGCGACAACCTCTATCTGGCCGAGTCCATCCGCCTGCACGACTGGCTGAGCTTTCCCGTGCGCGCCTATGGCGTCGCCGACGCCGGCGCGCTGGAACAGGCTTGCCGCGAGCACCAGGCCATGGTGGACGCCGTGCGCACCGGCAACCGCGCGGCGCTGGACGCCCTGTCGGTGGCGCACATGGGGCGGGCGCGGGACATCTATGAAGAGAAGTACCTGACGCGCTGA
- a CDS encoding aldehyde dehydrogenase: protein MNASSTPKDIISIDPANGQEIGRVAITTPAELDATVARAWQAFKESGWKALLPHRRALVLHAIADRIMAEKEALAQLQMRDNGKPIAECRGMVESAIGTFRYYAGVCETLETDVTPPRGDYVSFTVLEPFGVVAAITPWNSPIMNDATKVAPALAAGNAVILKPSEDSPLLGPELARIAREAGLPENLLQVVQGRGADLGAALVAHPGVRMISFTGGTVAGAHIGKVAGERLVPVALELGGKSPHVVFADADREHAVAAVVAGIFGSSGQSCVAGSRLFIEEAIYDEVLAVVVARAKTLKVALPDAAGVEVGPLASFHHRDRVAAFVDRARAEGGRILCGGEAPAGGDYDKGAFYLPTIIDGLGPDAASCQEEAFGPVLVALPFKDEADLIAQANGTAFGLACGIWTESFKKAWRIGRALEAGSVWINTYKQSVTSTPFGGFKNSGIGREKGIDGMKLYAQVKSMYFGLHANPLSVAK from the coding sequence ATGAACGCTTCAAGCACACCAAAGGACATCATCAGTATCGATCCCGCCAACGGCCAGGAGATCGGACGCGTGGCGATCACCACGCCGGCGGAACTCGACGCCACCGTTGCACGCGCCTGGCAGGCGTTCAAGGAATCGGGCTGGAAAGCGCTGCTGCCGCATCGCCGCGCGCTGGTGCTCCACGCGATCGCCGATCGTATCATGGCCGAAAAAGAGGCCCTGGCCCAGCTGCAGATGCGCGATAACGGCAAGCCGATCGCCGAGTGCCGCGGCATGGTCGAATCCGCCATCGGCACCTTCCGCTATTACGCTGGTGTCTGCGAGACCCTGGAAACCGACGTGACGCCGCCGCGCGGCGACTACGTGTCGTTCACCGTGCTCGAGCCCTTTGGCGTGGTCGCCGCCATCACGCCCTGGAACTCGCCCATCATGAACGATGCCACCAAGGTGGCGCCGGCCCTGGCCGCGGGGAACGCGGTCATCCTGAAACCTTCCGAGGATTCACCGCTGCTGGGGCCGGAGCTGGCGCGCATCGCGCGGGAAGCCGGCTTGCCCGAGAACCTGCTGCAAGTGGTGCAGGGGCGCGGCGCCGACCTGGGCGCGGCGCTGGTGGCCCATCCGGGCGTGCGGATGATCTCCTTCACCGGGGGCACGGTCGCGGGCGCGCACATCGGCAAGGTGGCCGGCGAACGCCTGGTGCCCGTGGCGCTGGAGCTGGGCGGCAAGTCGCCGCACGTGGTGTTCGCCGATGCCGACCGCGAGCATGCGGTGGCGGCGGTGGTGGCCGGCATCTTCGGATCGTCGGGGCAGTCCTGCGTGGCCGGTTCGCGGCTCTTCATCGAGGAAGCCATCTACGACGAGGTGCTGGCAGTCGTGGTGGCGCGCGCCAAGACGCTGAAGGTGGCCTTGCCGGATGCCGCGGGCGTGGAAGTCGGGCCGCTGGCCTCCTTCCATCATCGTGACCGTGTCGCGGCGTTCGTCGACCGCGCGCGCGCCGAAGGCGGCCGCATCCTGTGCGGCGGCGAGGCGCCCGCGGGCGGCGACTACGACAAGGGCGCGTTCTACCTGCCCACCATCATCGATGGCCTGGGACCCGACGCCGCCAGTTGCCAGGAAGAGGCTTTCGGGCCCGTGCTGGTGGCGCTGCCCTTCAAGGATGAGGCGGACCTGATCGCACAGGCCAATGGCACCGCTTTCGGGCTGGCCTGCGGCATCTGGACCGAGAGCTTCAAGAAGGCCTGGCGCATCGGCCGTGCCCTGGAGGCGGGCTCGGTGTGGATCAACACCTATAAGCAGTCGGTGACCAGCACGCCTTTCGGCGGCTTCAAGAACAGCGGCATCGGCCGCGAGAAGGGCATCGACGGCATGAAGCTGTATGCGCAGGTCAAGAGCATGTATTTCGGCCTGCACGCCAACCCGCTGTCCGTCGCGAAATAA
- a CDS encoding NAD(P)-dependent oxidoreductase → MNISTVAVYGLGNMGYLVAERIASQFTTKVADLDAAQVRRAQERFKAVPIVGPDDLGDVDVVVLSLPSPAISLTVLDQIAARLPKHAVVLETSTVNPKDIHASRKLLEKFGLRLVDASVMAGVSQMKAGTAMLLMGGDAQAVADARPVLDAIAPKQIYFGDSGAGAAAKVINNAVAHAVMVVVAEAGSLATASGVSIEKLVGLLSDPQMGLHRPLTHRYAERIVQGNYEGGMPLDAARKDSVLALELAQTLGVPLFAIQGSHTIYDIAVAAGHGRDDYAAIAKVWADWGKPAVPAQA, encoded by the coding sequence ATGAACATTTCGACTGTCGCAGTCTATGGCCTGGGCAACATGGGCTATCTGGTGGCCGAGCGCATTGCCAGCCAGTTCACGACCAAGGTGGCTGACCTGGATGCGGCGCAGGTGCGCCGCGCGCAGGAGCGTTTCAAGGCCGTGCCCATCGTGGGACCGGATGACCTGGGCGATGTGGATGTGGTGGTGCTGTCGCTGCCCAGCCCCGCGATCTCGTTGACGGTGCTGGACCAGATTGCCGCCAGGCTGCCCAAGCATGCCGTGGTGCTGGAAACCAGCACTGTCAATCCCAAGGACATCCATGCCAGCCGCAAGCTGCTGGAGAAGTTCGGCTTGCGCCTGGTCGATGCATCGGTGATGGCCGGTGTGAGCCAGATGAAGGCCGGCACCGCGATGTTGCTGATGGGCGGCGACGCGCAGGCGGTTGCCGATGCCCGGCCCGTGCTCGATGCCATTGCGCCCAAGCAGATCTATTTCGGTGACAGCGGCGCCGGGGCGGCCGCCAAGGTGATCAACAACGCCGTTGCCCACGCGGTGATGGTGGTGGTGGCCGAGGCCGGCTCGCTGGCGACGGCATCGGGCGTCAGCATCGAGAAGCTGGTGGGGCTGCTGTCGGATCCGCAGATGGGTCTGCATCGTCCGCTGACGCATCGCTACGCCGAGCGCATCGTGCAGGGCAACTACGAAGGCGGCATGCCGCTGGATGCGGCGCGCAAGGACTCGGTGCTGGCGCTGGAGCTGGCCCAGACGTTGGGCGTGCCGCTCTTCGCGATCCAGGGCTCGCACACCATCTATGACATCGCCGTCGCGGCGGGCCACGGCCGTGACGACTATGCCGCGATCGCCAAGGTATGGGCGGACTGGGGCAAGCCCGCGGTGCCGGCGCAAGCTTGA
- a CDS encoding tripartite tricarboxylate transporter substrate binding protein, translated as MKTWLAGFGASSMVLATALAATPAAAAQWPERPIELIVGFAAGGGTDITARTLSVFLEKELGGSVVVVNKPGASGALAMSMVARAKPDGYTLGMTNMPGLLTLPIERPAGFSGKDFTYLATLVRDPSAFSVKADSPYTSLKELIDAARAKPGMISYGSTGVGTDDHLALVMFEAATGTDLNHVPFNGAGPLRNAVLGGHADVGGMNLGEAMPYSGSQLRILGQASEKRSPLAPDVPTFKEQGVDLVFASERGVIGPKGLPAEVEQKLAKALETIAANPEFQKKMLQQFTEMDYLPGDKWQARLNEADKQFRAMWAKQKWLD; from the coding sequence ATGAAGACTTGGCTCGCCGGTTTCGGCGCGAGCTCGATGGTGCTGGCCACGGCGCTGGCCGCCACGCCGGCCGCTGCCGCCCAATGGCCCGAACGTCCCATCGAATTGATCGTCGGCTTCGCCGCCGGCGGCGGCACCGACATCACGGCGCGCACCCTGTCGGTCTTCCTGGAAAAGGAACTGGGCGGCTCGGTCGTGGTGGTCAACAAGCCGGGCGCATCGGGCGCGCTGGCAATGTCCATGGTGGCCCGCGCCAAGCCCGATGGCTACACCCTGGGCATGACCAACATGCCCGGCCTGCTCACCCTGCCGATCGAGCGCCCTGCCGGCTTCTCGGGCAAGGACTTCACCTACCTGGCCACGCTGGTGCGCGATCCCAGCGCCTTCAGCGTCAAGGCCGACTCGCCCTACACGTCGCTCAAGGAACTGATCGATGCCGCCCGCGCCAAGCCTGGCATGATCAGCTACGGCTCGACTGGCGTCGGCACCGACGACCACCTGGCGCTCGTCATGTTCGAAGCCGCCACCGGCACCGACCTGAACCACGTGCCCTTCAACGGCGCGGGCCCGCTGCGCAATGCCGTCCTGGGCGGCCACGCCGACGTGGGCGGCATGAACCTCGGCGAAGCCATGCCTTACAGTGGTTCGCAACTGCGCATCCTGGGCCAGGCCAGCGAGAAGCGCTCGCCGCTGGCGCCGGATGTCCCCACCTTCAAGGAACAGGGCGTGGACCTGGTGTTCGCTTCCGAGCGCGGCGTCATCGGCCCCAAGGGCCTGCCGGCGGAGGTGGAGCAAAAGCTGGCCAAGGCCCTGGAGACCATCGCCGCCAATCCCGAGTTCCAGAAGAAGATGCTGCAGCAGTTCACGGAAATGGATTACCTGCCGGGCGACAAGTGGCAGGCACGCCTGAATGAAGCGGACAAGCAGTTCCGCGCCATGTGGGCCAAGCAGAAGTGGCTGGACTGA
- a CDS encoding LysR family transcriptional regulator produces MALNIKYRPLKAFLLAVQTKSFTHAASLLGVTQPSFTALIADLESVLEVKLFERTTRQISLTAAGVEFRDRIERPMADLEEAYRSMQDLASVRRGAVVIGALPSTSLTLVPPALGALRQQHPKLQIRVVEAHNDELIAMLRTNQIEFALATLLSDAPDLKFSPLVADAFFAVYPSRHPVGQLPSLHWEDLTPLDLVLLAQGSSARHQFDRAVISDKAATGLRYDVTHMTTAVRLVSQGLGVAVLPRLALPSLGLGSLRSRPIEDESARRTIGVLHRQDRLLSPAAQALVDTLRQAAVEIEQALPPLAQRAAARNK; encoded by the coding sequence ATGGCACTGAACATCAAATACCGGCCGCTCAAGGCGTTCCTGCTGGCCGTGCAGACCAAGTCGTTCACGCACGCCGCGTCGCTGCTGGGCGTGACCCAGCCGTCCTTCACCGCCTTGATCGCGGACCTGGAATCCGTGCTCGAGGTCAAGCTGTTCGAGCGCACGACGCGACAGATTTCGCTGACCGCGGCCGGCGTGGAATTCCGCGATCGCATCGAGCGCCCCATGGCCGATCTCGAGGAAGCCTACCGCAGCATGCAGGACCTGGCGTCCGTGCGGCGAGGCGCCGTCGTCATCGGCGCCCTGCCATCCACCTCGCTCACCCTGGTGCCGCCCGCCCTGGGCGCCTTGCGCCAGCAGCACCCGAAATTGCAGATCCGCGTGGTCGAAGCCCACAACGACGAGCTGATCGCCATGCTGCGCACCAACCAGATCGAGTTCGCCCTGGCCACCCTGCTCAGCGACGCCCCGGACTTGAAGTTCAGCCCCCTGGTCGCGGACGCCTTCTTTGCTGTCTACCCTTCGCGCCATCCGGTGGGACAACTGCCCAGCCTGCATTGGGAAGACCTCACGCCTCTCGATCTGGTGCTGCTGGCGCAAGGGTCCAGCGCACGGCACCAGTTCGACCGCGCCGTCATCAGCGACAAGGCGGCCACGGGTTTGCGCTATGACGTCACGCACATGACGACGGCCGTCCGCCTGGTCAGCCAGGGACTGGGCGTGGCGGTCTTGCCGCGCCTGGCACTGCCGTCGCTGGGACTCGGCTCCCTGCGCAGCCGGCCCATCGAGGACGAAAGCGCGCGGCGCACCATCGGCGTCCTGCATCGGCAGGACCGCCTGCTGTCTCCCGCCGCGCAAGCATTGGTCGATACGCTGCGCCAGGCCGCCGTGGAGATCGAACAGGCGTTGCCGCCGCTCGCGCAGCGCGCAGCGGCACGCAATAAATAG